GTCTGGAACAACAGCCTTTTGCTCGGCGACATGGTAAATACGGAATATGTCGGCTACATCAGGGAGACGTTCCTTGCCGAATACACGGTAACGGAATTTAACGAAAAGACCTGCGATGAGATCAACGGCTGGATCTATGATCACACCGACAAGAAGATCAAGAAGATGATAGATGAGCTCGACCGCGACACTGCAATGGTGCTCGTAAATGCGATCGCATTTGACGGCAAGTGGGAAGATCCTTATAAGAAGGACAATGTTAAAGAGGGCGACTTCACTGCTTCGAACGGAAACGTCCAGAAGGCAACATTCCTGAACGATACCTCTTACGTTTACTTCGAGACAGACAAGGCTACGGGATTTACCAAGAACTACAAAGGTGGAGAATATGCATTCCTCGCGATCCTTCCCAAAGATGCTTCGATCAGCGCTAATGAGTTCGCGAAAAGCTTTACATCCAAAGATTACGAAAACTTCATCAACAGCAGGACCACTGAATACAAGGTGTATTCCAAAATGCCCGAGTTTAAGTCAGATTTCAAGCTCCTGATGAATGATACCGTCAAAAATCTCGGCGCCGGTGATATTTTCGAGCCCGGGAAGGCCGATTTCTCAGGTATTGCAGGCAAGCCAGGCGATCTCTATGTATCTGTAGTACTTCACCAGACCCACATTGAAGTCGATGCCAACGGTACAAGAGCTTCTGCCGCCACCGTTGTAATGATGACAAAGGGCGCAAGTGTCGACAGCGTTTCCAATGAACGTTACGTAAACTGCGACAGGCCTTACCTTTATGCCATTGTCGATACCAAAACAATGTCCCCGGTATTCATCGGAACCGTTAACGAGGTTTAATGCAGGTGTCATAGTAAGGCGCTTTTCATACCGGATAAATTGTAGTAAAAATCAGTCTTTCAAACATCCCTCCTCGGGTTATAATATGCGGAGTGTTTTCGGCTAACCATATGGGCCGCGGGCACTCCGCATAACTTTTTGGATGGAATTGGTTTTGGAAACGAAAGATAATAAGAGCCTCATAAAGAAGATCCTTTATGTCGTCGTGACTTTGCTCCCGATGGCAATTTACATGGTCGTCTATATGCCCACGTTCTTCTGGGTCGAGGGTCTCACGCCCGCAGGCGGTTTCCACATCATCCACACAGCGATCGATGACATGATCCCCGTTATCGAGTGGTTCATCATCCCTTATGCACTGTGGCTCCCTTATCTTGTTATCGGCATGATCGCGATCGCCATCAGGAGCCGTTCAATTTCCAGAAAAACATCTTATATGCTTATGGCAGGTATGACACTGTTTATAATCATCTCTCTCGCATACCCCAATGCTTTAGAGCTCAGAGCGCAGCTCCCTGACCGCGATAACATATTCATGGACTGCATCTTATATCTGCACTCGATCGACACACCGACAGATGTATTGCCGAGTCTTCATGTTTACGATGCTCTGGCAGTTGCTGCGGGCCTTCATTTCGCATTCAAGAACAAGAAGATCCTCCTTATCGCGAGCGACATTCTCTGTGCCCTTATCGTTCTTTCAACGATGTTCATTAAGCAGCATTCGATCATCGATGTTATTTCAGCATTCATCATTTTCATTCCGGTCTTGATCATTACCTGCTTTGTTATAAAGCCGGTGAAAAAAGAAACCATTAACTAAAACATTCAGTCTTTTGCCGCAATAAATAAGCCGCCCTCCGACCAAGAAGTTGCGGCTTACTTTGTTAGTTTCATTTCATGAGGTCAACCGTCTGCGGGTAATACCTCTTAACTGATTTAATTATATCTCTAAACATGTGAATTGAAAGTTGCTCAAAAGTCAAAAATCTTTTCGTGGTATAATATGCCTACATACAGAAGTTAGGTTCAAGTCTTTTGGTTTTTCATAAGTGAGGGGGAAATGCTTATGAAGAAGTGTCCGAAGTGCGGAGAACTATGCAACGATAATGACAAGTATTGCAGTTCTTGTTCTTTTAGTTTGCCCGAAAATCCTGTCAGTGAAGGATCTGCCCAGGCGGCATCTGATCCTGCAAGTTCCAAAGAATTGGTCAAATTAGCGTGTCTTCTCGGTGTGATATTTACCGGGGTGTATATTCTGTTGTCCATAGTCTATTGGACATTTTCAATTGCCGAGAGAAACGACTATGGTAATTTTTCCATCAGATACTTATTAATGGCCTTAGCGGCGCCGCTTTTTTTCGCGGGCCTTATCACTTCTATTATCGGTACGGCGACTTCGAAAAAAGAACAGAAGCGCAGCAAAAGGTTCGGCATCTGGGGAATAACAGGTTCTGTAACAGGTCTTGTTGCCAATGTTTTGGCTTTGGTCTTAGTTTTTATCGTTGCTGATGCGCAAAGCAAAGTATTCGGTAAGGAAGATATTAGAAGAGGCGATTATACCATCAATCAGATGGCTGAAGATCCGTCCAAAGCCCAGGCCGTCTGTTATTACTGGAGTGGTGATCCAAGTGATACTTATATCAAACCTGAATTTTGTGATAACGGGACGAAGATAGTCCGTCTGGAAAACTTCACGATCGAAGTCGAAGACAGCAGAGACTACTACAAAACAGCCCTTTATATGACATACCGTGAAAGCTGGCCCCAAGACCGGAACAGAAGTGAGACATATAAGGGAGTTAAGCCCGGAACTACCGTCTATTTCGACAATATTACTTTTAATGTTGAGATCGGGGAAAATATCGAACACGTAACCTTTTCCAAATATGATTCTGACTACAGGCCTGCCACTTTGGCAGTCAGGCATTCTGACGGAAGCGTTACTTTTTATAAGTATTTTTACAACTTCACAGTTGATCCCGGCAATAAGGTTTACTATGCAAAAGACGGAGTTCTTTATTACAGGAAATCGAATAAGAAAGTAAAAGCATTCTACAAAGGCGAGGATGAGGGTTTTATTTACAAAGAATCAATGGTCAATCCGGATCTGGTCGAACCTGATGAAACCTATTAATTCCAAGGAAAGAAATTCAATTCATAAGTGAGGGGGAAAATGCTTATGAAAACATGTACGAAATGCGGTGCAACCGTAGAAAATGAAGCGAAAATCTGTTGTAACTGCGGGAATGTATTTCCGGAAAAAAGGCCGTTTAGCAAGGCGGGTGTTGCAGGATTCATTTGTTCTTTATCTGCAGTAGCACTTGTCCCAACGATACTTATCTCATATTTCTTTATAATAGTGATTTTCGATTTATATAATCTCAATACTTTTTTCATGTTATTGGGTGCCGTTTCCTGTCTTGCAGCATTTGTCTGCTGCATTTTGGGATTTTTCTTCTCGCTCAATGGCGTTAAGGATTCCAGGAAGAACAATCTGAGAGGCCAGGGAATGGCATCAACAGGACTCGTTTTGTCATCTGTTTTGGGCGGAATTTGTTTGACGTGTGTCGCAATGCTCGTTGCTCAGGCTGTATTATTAGGTGCCCTTCTTGGAACTTTATTAAACAGCCCATCTTCGTCCGGTTCATCAAGTTCCTCATCGCGCTCTTCATATTCCGACTGGGAATACGAAAGGCGTTTAACAGAAACCACCACGTATACGGAAGAAACCTGGTCTGAAGAAACAACAACCGAGAAGTGGACTATTACATACGGTACAGGTCCGGAAAAGATCGATCTCTGGTCTTTCACTGACGAAATCCCGAAGATGGTGGGTGAATATATCGATCTGCATCCGGAGTTCGGCGAAAAATATACTGTCGAGTGCACGATCATTGCAACAGACGGCGGCGCTTATCAAAGGGCTCTCGATAATGCTCTTGCAGCCGGCGGCGATACTGCTCCCGATATATATTCTGCTGAGGCAGCATTCATCCTCAAGTATTCAAAGGGCGAGATGTCGCAATTTGCTTCCACATACAAGGATCTCGGAATAGATGTGGATAAGAAGATCAAAGAAGCTGATATCGCGAAATATTCAGTCGATATTGGCACCCGTGACGGCAAAGTCGTAGCTCTCGGCTATGAGGGTACCGGCAGTGTCATGATCTACAATGCAGAAGTCGCAAAAGACGTTTTCGGCACAGATGATCCTGCTGAGATCGAAAAGATCGTCGGCGCAGGTTCAGGCAACTGGGATAAGTTTTTCAAAGCGGCTGAGCAGATCAAAGAAAAGGGCTATGTCGCAGTTTCAGGTCCTTCTGATTTATGGAATGGCTGCGAAAAATCCGCTGATACGCCCTGGGTAGTTGACGGTGAACTTAAGATCGACCCTAAGAGGGAAAAGTATATAGACATTGCCAAGACGATTGCCGACAACGGCTATTCAAATGGCGCACAGCAGTGGTCAGAACCCTGGTATACAGATATGAAGGGCGAAGGTGAACACAAAGTTTTCGCATTCTTCGGACCTATGTGGCTCATACAATATGTCATGATCGGCAACTCCGGATACTGGCCGGGAAAAGGCGAAGGTACATTTGGCCAGTGGAGAGTCTGCGCTCCTCCGGTTGGCTTCTTCTGGGGCGGCACATGGCTGCTTGCCAATAAGGATACAGATCAAAAAGAAGGCGTTGCCGAACTTATCGAATGGATCACTCTGGACACTTCGGAAACCGGTCTTCAGTATCTCTGGGCCAACGGCATTGTTGACTGGGACAATGACCCCAGCACAACTACTTCAAAGGATACTGTTACCTCTGCTGTGGTTATGGCCAAGTCTGACGGCTCGCTCGATTTCTGTGGAGGTCAGAACGTCTACCCGGCTTTCATTGCCGGCAACAAATATGCTTCAGCAAAGGCCATGACACAGTATGATGAGCATATCAATGGTTACTGGACAGACTGTGTCGAAAAATATGTTGATGGTACATATAGCAGGGAAGAAGCTATAGAAGAATTCAAAAAATTAGTTATGGATAATATTACTTTCTGATAAGAGTTTCAATTCATAAGTGAGGGGAAATACTTATGAAGAAATGTCCTGTATGCAAAACCAAATTATATGATGGCGACAAACAGTGCTGCACGTGCAACTATGTGTTTCCACCGGAAAGACCAACCAGCAAGCTATGTCTGGCCGGGTTTATCTGTGCGTTTGTTCCAAGTGTGGTCTATATTTACCATATAAGTTCATCTATGACTATTAACCCGGTTACTTTAACCTTAGGTTGGATCGGATTGGCCTTAGCTTTTATTCTGTCAATAATCGGCATGATACGCGGTAAGAAAAAGAAGATCGCATATGGAATAGCCGGAGTTACGATAGCGTTAGTAGAGCTCATTCCCTGGTTTCTTATATCATGTTTAGCATGGTCATTTTCTTCGTCTAAAGTTTATGATTATTCTCTGGAACGTGATCCCTATATGACCACCACCGGAATGACCAGCGTGGTTCAGGAATACATCGAAGAAGAGAACGCCTCAGAGTCAGAGACTATGTCTGATGACATGTGATCACAACCCATGAGAGCCCGCCCCGGTCGACGATGCCTCAAGGGTAACTTGGTTTATTGCTTGAAAAAGGGCTGCCTCGTTGAGACAGCCCTTTGTGTTTGATTTTGTTGTAAGTATCAGTTTTCGAACTCGACAACGAGCTGGGAAACTGTCTGCTTTGCATCGCCGTAGATCATGACGGTGTTGTCCATCGTGAAGAGCGGGTTCTCGATGCCGGAGAAGCCTGTACCCTGACCACGCTTGAGGACGAATACCGTGCGTGCCTCGTAAGCGTTTACGATAGGCATACCGTAGAGCGGTGATGACTCATCGTTGATTGCTGCAGGGTTAACAACGTCGTTAGCGCCGATGACGATAGCGATGTCTGTGTTAGGCATCTGAGGGTTCATTTCGTCAGCTGTCTTGAGCTGCTCGTAAGGAACGTTAGCCTCAGCTAAGAGTACGTTCATGTGACCCGGCATACGTCCTGCAACGGGGTGGATGGCGAAGTTGACTTCGCAGCCGTTCTCTTCCAAAACGTCGCAGAGCTCCTTAACAGCGTGCTGAGCCTGAGCGACAGCCATTCCGTAACCGGGTATGAATACAACGCTCTTTGCAGCTTCGAGGATAAGGAATGCGTCCTCAACAGACATGGACTTGGGTTCCTTGTGCTCGCCAGCTACTGCTGAAGCCTTCTTCTTCGTTGTCTTGAAGAGGAGGGAAGCAAATGTCTTGTTCATAGCCTTGCACATGATGAGTGTAAGGATGACGCCTGAAGCACCTACGAGGCAGCCGGATACGATGAGTACCGTGTTGCCGATAGGGAATCCTGCAAATGCTGCAGCAAGACCGGAGAGTGCGTTAAGGAAAGAAATGATAACCGGCATATCGCCGCCGCCGATCGTGATAACGAGGGTAACGCCTAATACCAGTGAAGCAATCGTTGTGATGATAACGCCTGCGAGACCTAAACCGCCGTCAGGTGAGATGCAGAGGAAAAGGATTCCCATAGCAGCGATAACGAGGATGCCTGCGTTGATGAAGTTCTTGCCGGGAATGCTGATATTCTTCTTGAACATCTTA
The window above is part of the Ruminococcaceae bacterium R-25 genome. Proteins encoded here:
- a CDS encoding NAD/NADP transhydrogenase beta subunit; this translates as MSDYICIILYMISCVLFIMGIKKLGKADTARKGNLYSSVGMLIAVVSVLISQDVIDGGWLSYLLIVLAIAGGSVVGFIWAKKVEMTGMPQLVALFNGFGGLSSMLVAISQYTAGVTEDAFTALTLGLTILIGAVAFTGSLIAWGKLAGLKMFKKNISIPGKNFINAGILVIAAMGILFLCISPDGGLGLAGVIITTIASLVLGVTLVITIGGGDMPVIISFLNALSGLAAAFAGFPIGNTVLIVSGCLVGASGVILTLIMCKAMNKTFASLLFKTTKKKASAVAGEHKEPKSMSVEDAFLILEAAKSVVFIPGYGMAVAQAQHAVKELCDVLEENGCEVNFAIHPVAGRMPGHMNVLLAEANVPYEQLKTADEMNPQMPNTDIAIVIGANDVVNPAAINDESSPLYGMPIVNAYEARTVFVLKRGQGTGFSGIENPLFTMDNTVMIYGDAKQTVSQLVVEFEN
- a CDS encoding serpin B, with translation MKICSKKDIKVLTGVMAASLLLGGCTGRTPSSKPLKNDPSVKAAIDFSEVKKTGYDKDLMDAEYKRYCFDLLSQTVRDYGGEGNVMISPASIMMALDMVAAGAKEDSLRQLTDLFAVGQGPLSQQAYAASLMDKINSSKDVDFTCANAVWNNSLLLGDMVNTEYVGYIRETFLAEYTVTEFNEKTCDEINGWIYDHTDKKIKKMIDELDRDTAMVLVNAIAFDGKWEDPYKKDNVKEGDFTASNGNVQKATFLNDTSYVYFETDKATGFTKNYKGGEYAFLAILPKDASISANEFAKSFTSKDYENFINSRTTEYKVYSKMPEFKSDFKLLMNDTVKNLGAGDIFEPGKADFSGIAGKPGDLYVSVVLHQTHIEVDANGTRASAATVVMMTKGASVDSVSNERYVNCDRPYLYAIVDTKTMSPVFIGTVNEV
- a CDS encoding ABC-type glycerol-3-phosphate transport system substrate-binding protein, with amino-acid sequence MLMKTCTKCGATVENEAKICCNCGNVFPEKRPFSKAGVAGFICSLSAVALVPTILISYFFIIVIFDLYNLNTFFMLLGAVSCLAAFVCCILGFFFSLNGVKDSRKNNLRGQGMASTGLVLSSVLGGICLTCVAMLVAQAVLLGALLGTLLNSPSSSGSSSSSSRSSYSDWEYERRLTETTTYTEETWSEETTTEKWTITYGTGPEKIDLWSFTDEIPKMVGEYIDLHPEFGEKYTVECTIIATDGGAYQRALDNALAAGGDTAPDIYSAEAAFILKYSKGEMSQFASTYKDLGIDVDKKIKEADIAKYSVDIGTRDGKVVALGYEGTGSVMIYNAEVAKDVFGTDDPAEIEKIVGAGSGNWDKFFKAAEQIKEKGYVAVSGPSDLWNGCEKSADTPWVVDGELKIDPKREKYIDIAKTIADNGYSNGAQQWSEPWYTDMKGEGEHKVFAFFGPMWLIQYVMIGNSGYWPGKGEGTFGQWRVCAPPVGFFWGGTWLLANKDTDQKEGVAELIEWITLDTSETGLQYLWANGIVDWDNDPSTTTSKDTVTSAVVMAKSDGSLDFCGGQNVYPAFIAGNKYASAKAMTQYDEHINGYWTDCVEKYVDGTYSREEAIEEFKKLVMDNITF